From the genome of Azospira restricta, one region includes:
- a CDS encoding plastocyanin/azurin family copper-binding protein: MKGTTMRRLSIALLFALPFGTATAETVEVRIEKYKFVPEEIKIKAGDTVVWKSYEKRGYHTVWFKERGLPESEPMFPDESWQMKFETQGEHPYVCGPHPEMTGRVIVE, encoded by the coding sequence GTGAAAGGAACGACCATGCGCCGGCTGTCGATCGCCCTGCTGTTCGCGCTTCCGTTCGGGACCGCGACCGCCGAAACGGTCGAAGTCCGCATCGAGAAGTACAAGTTCGTGCCGGAGGAGATCAAGATCAAAGCCGGCGACACGGTGGTCTGGAAGAGTTACGAGAAGCGCGGCTACCACACCGTGTGGTTCAAGGAGCGGGGACTCCCCGAATCCGAGCCGATGTTCCCGGACGAGAGCTGGCAGATGAAATTCGAAACCCAGGGCGAGCACCCCTATGTGTGCGGTCCGCACCCGGAAATGACCGGGCGCGTGATCGTCGAGTGA
- a CDS encoding c-type cytochrome: MKRVVCVFLAALSVGAAAVPAAEPTPERARELVRMVRQDCGSCHGMTLNGGLGPALTAAALKARDVPKAALVATIVGGRPGTPMPPWHRFLSEPEAEWIVDRLIEGFPEQ, from the coding sequence ATGAAGCGAGTCGTTTGTGTTTTCCTGGCGGCGCTGTCGGTCGGCGCCGCCGCGGTGCCGGCCGCCGAGCCGACGCCCGAGCGCGCCCGCGAGCTGGTGCGCATGGTCCGCCAGGACTGCGGTTCCTGCCACGGCATGACGCTGAACGGCGGCCTCGGCCCGGCGCTCACCGCCGCGGCGCTGAAGGCGCGCGACGTGCCGAAGGCGGCGCTGGTCGCCACCATCGTCGGCGGCCGCCCGGGCACGCCGATGCCGCCGTGGCACCGCTTCCTCAGCGAGCCGGAGGCGGAATGGATCGTCGACCGGCTGATCGAGGGCTTCCCCGAGCAGTGA
- a CDS encoding TlpA disulfide reductase family protein codes for MLRHYPARLSRALVLFLSGMLLSLGAGAAEQPVRPFVAGTLQKIVAERQGKPFILALWSVSCTHCPEELKTLARLKQANPALDVVLVSTDDADESPRVRELAQRFGLAAVPQWVFADPAPERLRFEIDRRWYGELPRTLFFDRQHRVEAVSGLVPPERLARWIAEHVR; via the coding sequence ATGCTTCGACACTATCCGGCCCGGCTCTCGCGAGCCCTCGTCCTCTTCCTCTCCGGCATGCTCCTGTCGCTCGGCGCGGGCGCCGCCGAGCAGCCCGTCCGCCCCTTCGTCGCCGGCACGCTGCAGAAGATCGTCGCCGAGCGCCAGGGCAAGCCCTTCATCCTCGCGCTGTGGTCGGTCTCGTGCACGCACTGCCCGGAGGAGCTGAAGACCCTCGCTCGCCTGAAGCAGGCGAACCCGGCGCTCGACGTCGTGCTGGTGTCGACCGACGACGCCGACGAGTCGCCGCGCGTGCGCGAACTCGCGCAGCGCTTCGGGCTGGCGGCGGTGCCGCAGTGGGTGTTCGCCGATCCGGCACCGGAGCGCCTGCGCTTCGAGATCGACCGCCGCTGGTACGGCGAGCTGCCGCGTACGCTGTTCTTCGACCGCCAGCACAGGGTCGAGGCGGTGTCGGGCCTGGTGCCGCCCGAGCGCCTGGCACGCTGGATTGCGGAGCACGTGCGGTGA
- a CDS encoding energy transducer TonB, translating into MSAAAERVAAPAYYAPPAPPAAGWRRGAAATAVLALHALLLAVLAAAALRPDLPAPVQALAVRLIEPAPPTPARVEPPKPLPPKAAPKPIAPPPVLAAAASAPAAPASFAVAPQPEPVAAAPVAAPAPQPITAARFDADYLQNPKPVYPPLSRRQGEEGKVVLRVAVSRDGRPLAVEIRQSSGFPRLDDAAKRAVEGWRFVPARQGEQAIESSVLVPLNFTLSH; encoded by the coding sequence GTGAGCGCTGCGGCCGAGCGCGTCGCGGCGCCTGCCTACTACGCGCCGCCGGCGCCGCCGGCCGCCGGCTGGCGGCGAGGCGCCGCCGCGACGGCGGTGCTCGCGCTGCACGCGCTGCTGCTGGCGGTGCTCGCCGCCGCGGCGCTGCGCCCGGACCTGCCGGCGCCGGTGCAGGCGCTCGCCGTGCGCCTGATCGAGCCGGCGCCGCCGACGCCGGCCCGGGTCGAACCGCCGAAGCCGCTGCCGCCCAAGGCCGCGCCGAAGCCGATCGCGCCGCCGCCGGTGCTCGCCGCGGCGGCAAGCGCGCCGGCCGCGCCGGCAAGCTTCGCCGTCGCCCCGCAGCCGGAACCGGTCGCCGCGGCGCCGGTGGCCGCGCCGGCGCCGCAGCCGATCACCGCGGCCCGCTTCGACGCCGATTACCTGCAGAACCCGAAGCCCGTCTATCCGCCGCTGTCCCGCCGCCAGGGCGAGGAGGGCAAGGTCGTGCTGCGCGTCGCGGTCAGCCGCGACGGCCGGCCGCTGGCGGTCGAGATCAGGCAGTCGAGCGGCTTCCCCCGCCTCGACGACGCGGCGAAGCGCGCCGTCGAAGGCTGGCGCTTCGTCCCCGCCCGCCAGGGCGAACAGGCCATCGAATCGTCGGTGCTGGTGCCGCTGAACTTCACCTTGAGCCACTAA
- a CDS encoding MotA/TolQ/ExbB proton channel family protein yields MKMEIGLAHFWAQGDAVTHFAAIVLLALSLVSWTVIAGKLHALWLARRCHAKALAAFWGAESLPAAIDAIRAGDRTGVLAGLAVAGANAAELHRQHAARGIGAGVSASEFVTRAVRCQIVEAQAKIESGLTFLASVGSTAPFIGLFGTVWGIYHALVGLSGATQVVLDKVAGPVGEALIMTAAGLFVAIPAVLAYNAFTRANRLTLARLDGFAHDLHAYLTTGLRGRPGDKLVDLAAARSAKSA; encoded by the coding sequence ATGAAAATGGAAATCGGACTGGCGCACTTCTGGGCGCAGGGCGATGCGGTGACGCATTTCGCCGCGATCGTGCTGCTCGCGCTCTCGCTCGTCAGCTGGACGGTGATCGCCGGCAAGCTGCATGCGCTGTGGCTGGCGCGCCGCTGCCACGCGAAGGCGCTCGCCGCCTTCTGGGGCGCCGAGTCGCTGCCGGCGGCGATCGACGCGATCCGCGCCGGCGACCGGACCGGCGTCCTCGCCGGGCTGGCCGTCGCCGGCGCCAATGCCGCCGAACTGCACCGCCAGCACGCCGCGCGCGGCATCGGCGCCGGCGTCTCGGCGAGCGAATTCGTCACCCGCGCCGTGCGTTGCCAGATCGTCGAGGCGCAGGCCAAGATCGAGTCGGGGCTGACCTTCCTCGCCTCGGTCGGCTCGACCGCGCCCTTCATCGGCCTGTTCGGCACCGTCTGGGGCATCTACCACGCGCTGGTCGGCCTCTCCGGCGCGACGCAGGTGGTCCTCGACAAGGTCGCCGGCCCGGTCGGCGAGGCGCTGATCATGACCGCCGCCGGCCTCTTCGTCGCCATTCCCGCGGTGCTCGCCTACAACGCCTTCACCCGCGCCAACCGGCTGACGCTGGCGCGGCTCGACGGTTTCGCGCACGACCTGCACGCCTACCTGACCACCGGCCTGCGCGGCCGCCCCGGCGACAAGCTGGTCGACCTCGCCGCCGCGCGCTCGGCGAAGTCGGCGTAA
- a CDS encoding ExbD/TolR family protein has product MSFGSFDGGGTAQPMAEINTTPLVDVMLVLLVIFIITAPLFQQAVPVDLPQVAATKLDDRPRLIAVAIDGDGKVFVDGVVQHRSALPEVFAAALVNGRDPELHLRADRGTRYERVTEVLADAQRAGIVKIAFVTEPAR; this is encoded by the coding sequence ATGTCCTTCGGTTCCTTCGACGGCGGCGGCACGGCGCAGCCGATGGCCGAGATCAACACGACGCCGCTGGTCGACGTGATGCTCGTGCTGCTGGTCATCTTCATCATCACCGCGCCGCTGTTCCAGCAGGCGGTGCCGGTCGATCTGCCGCAGGTGGCGGCGACCAAGCTCGACGACAGGCCGCGGCTGATCGCGGTGGCGATCGACGGCGACGGCAAGGTCTTCGTCGATGGCGTCGTGCAGCACCGCAGCGCGCTGCCCGAGGTGTTCGCCGCGGCGCTGGTCAATGGCCGCGACCCCGAGCTGCACCTGCGCGCCGACCGCGGCACGCGCTACGAGCGCGTCACCGAAGTGCTCGCCGACGCGCAGCGGGCGGGGATCGTGAAGATCGCCTTCGTCACCGAGCCGGCGCGCTAG
- a CDS encoding TonB-dependent receptor — protein MNQNPPGGLRPLALILAALSLPAVPASASERELSEITIENTRPTVAAGSPAPQAEVSGEQVREFNAVNVEDAVKYLPSLQIRKRFIGDRNAIVASRTAGTVQSARSLVYADGLLLSNLLGNSWGFAPRWNIVGTEEIDTVNVLYGPYSATLPGNSAGATILMTTKRPQQPELHARAQAFRSHFKLYGTDETFDGHQEQASAGARFGNLTVSLFGNHLDSKGQPMSFGTATRDPGVGGTAVTGYHRDKDPTGADRVIVSAYGMDHTIQDVGKLRLAYDFSRDTRLALTLAEWRNDSATSVDNYLRNAATGAAVSSGNILVDGVRYKLSAAHFAPGSSDTVNRLYGVSFDSQLSPDWRLEAAGSIYRTPTDVSRSASSATSAGGSVTLGDGTGWRNLDLRAVWKPQRGQAGHTVTFGVHRDDYEYLSRTYNATSWRDEDTRTTLTGRNEGRTQTDAVYVQDEWKFAPRWLLTAGVRQERWQAVDGSIYSTALGNNRFAEREEKATSPKLSLAYDLSGDWLLRASFGKAYRFPTVTELFQTEKQGATTRISDPSLQPEKIVASELAAEGSALGGSLRAAWFQETIRDALYSFTDYTNTTRNQNVDKLRARGVELAYQAPGVLRGLDLGGSVTYVHSRVLENDRDPASVGKRMIRVPDWRATLFASYHFDEKWTGFVGVKYSGTQYNNTNNSDTHADRYGGNSKFLTVDAKLSYRIARQVAAAVGVDNLGNDKHYAFHPYPQRTYHAEVRFDL, from the coding sequence ATGAATCAAAACCCTCCCGGCGGCCTGCGGCCGCTCGCCCTCATCCTCGCCGCGCTGTCGCTTCCTGCCGTGCCGGCGTCCGCCAGCGAGCGTGAGCTGTCCGAGATCACGATCGAGAATACCCGGCCGACGGTGGCCGCCGGCAGCCCGGCGCCGCAGGCCGAGGTGAGCGGCGAGCAGGTGCGCGAATTCAACGCGGTCAACGTCGAGGATGCGGTGAAGTACCTGCCCAGCCTGCAGATCCGCAAGCGCTTCATCGGCGACCGCAACGCGATCGTCGCCTCGCGCACCGCCGGCACCGTGCAGAGCGCACGTTCGCTGGTCTATGCCGACGGCCTGCTGCTGTCGAACCTGCTCGGCAACAGCTGGGGCTTCGCGCCGCGCTGGAACATCGTCGGCACCGAGGAAATCGACACCGTCAACGTCCTCTACGGGCCGTACTCGGCAACGCTGCCGGGAAACTCCGCCGGCGCGACGATCCTGATGACGACGAAGCGGCCGCAGCAGCCCGAGCTGCACGCGCGCGCGCAGGCCTTCCGCTCGCACTTCAAGCTCTACGGCACCGACGAGACCTTCGACGGCCATCAGGAGCAGGCCAGCGCCGGCGCCCGCTTCGGTAATCTGACCGTCTCTCTGTTCGGCAACCACCTCGACAGCAAGGGGCAGCCGATGAGCTTCGGCACCGCGACGCGCGATCCCGGCGTCGGCGGCACCGCGGTCACCGGCTACCACCGCGACAAGGACCCGACCGGCGCCGACCGCGTGATCGTCAGCGCCTACGGCATGGACCACACGATCCAGGACGTCGGCAAGCTGCGCCTGGCCTACGATTTCAGCCGCGATACCCGGCTGGCGCTGACGCTCGCCGAATGGCGCAACGATTCCGCCACCTCGGTCGACAACTACCTGCGCAACGCGGCGACCGGTGCCGCGGTCAGCAGCGGCAACATCCTCGTCGACGGCGTCCGCTACAAGCTGAGCGCTGCGCATTTCGCGCCCGGCAGCAGCGACACCGTGAACCGCCTCTACGGCGTCAGCTTCGACAGCCAGCTCTCGCCCGACTGGCGCCTCGAAGCCGCGGGCTCGATCTACCGCACGCCGACCGACGTCTCGCGTTCCGCCAGCAGCGCGACCTCCGCCGGCGGGTCGGTGACCCTAGGCGACGGCACCGGTTGGCGCAACCTCGACCTGCGCGCGGTATGGAAGCCGCAGCGCGGCCAGGCCGGACACACCGTGACCTTCGGCGTCCACCGCGACGATTACGAGTACCTGAGCCGGACGTACAACGCGACCAGCTGGCGAGACGAGGACACGCGGACGACGCTCACCGGCCGCAACGAAGGCAGGACGCAGACCGACGCCGTCTATGTCCAGGACGAGTGGAAGTTCGCGCCGCGCTGGCTGCTCACCGCGGGCGTCCGCCAGGAACGCTGGCAGGCCGTCGACGGCAGCATCTATTCGACGGCGCTCGGCAACAACCGCTTCGCCGAGCGCGAGGAGAAGGCCACCTCGCCCAAGCTGTCGCTGGCCTACGACCTCTCCGGCGACTGGCTGCTGCGCGCTTCGTTCGGCAAGGCCTACCGCTTTCCGACGGTGACCGAGCTGTTCCAGACCGAAAAGCAGGGTGCGACGACGCGCATCAGCGATCCGTCGCTGCAGCCGGAGAAGATCGTCGCCAGCGAGCTCGCCGCCGAAGGCAGCGCGCTCGGCGGCAGCCTGCGCGCGGCGTGGTTCCAGGAAACGATCCGCGACGCGCTGTACAGCTTCACCGACTACACCAACACGACGCGCAACCAGAACGTCGACAAGCTGCGCGCGCGCGGCGTCGAGCTCGCCTACCAGGCGCCGGGCGTGCTGCGCGGGCTCGATCTCGGCGGCAGCGTCACCTACGTGCATTCGCGCGTCCTCGAAAACGACCGCGATCCGGCCTCGGTCGGAAAACGCATGATCCGCGTCCCCGACTGGCGCGCGACGCTGTTCGCCAGCTACCATTTCGACGAGAAGTGGACCGGCTTCGTCGGCGTCAAGTACAGCGGCACGCAGTACAACAACACGAACAACTCCGACACCCATGCCGACCGGTACGGCGGCAACAGCAAGTTCCTCACCGTCGACGCCAAGCTCAGCTACCGCATCGCCAGGCAGGTCGCCGCCGCTGTCGGCGTCGACAACCTGGGCAACGACAAGCACTACGCCTTCCACCCCTATCCGCAGCGCACCTACCATGCCGAAGTCCGTTTCGATCTGTGA
- a CDS encoding exo-alpha-sialidase: protein MPKSVSICERGRRLLAALLAAALLPAAAAAADAMPAMKKAARPELGTSAAFAPDGTLYAVAKQGEHVVLYRSADEGASWSAPALVNAQPEAIAADGEGRPKLAFAADGALLVSWTRPLGKPYSGEIRLARAADGDTFLPPISVHRDRAEITHRFESLLVVPDGRVVVAWIDKRDLEAAKAAATAYRGAAVYAAVSADGGKSFQPETKLADHSCECCRIAAAVDRDGTPLFMWRHVFAPNERDHALVRLAAGTPSPQRVTFDRWRLDGCPHHGPSLAVDAAGRRHAVWFNQIDGEGQVSYGRLPAAGEAAVSGQRRVGGAGAAHADLAVAGTQVGIVWKEFDGERTRLRAEISADGGASFRPLELAVSEGASDQPRALHRGGELFAFWRTEREGMRLFPLR from the coding sequence ATGCCGAAGTCCGTTTCGATCTGTGAGCGCGGCCGGCGTCTGCTCGCCGCGCTGCTGGCGGCGGCGCTGCTGCCAGCAGCAGCGGCTGCCGCCGACGCGATGCCGGCGATGAAGAAGGCGGCGCGCCCCGAGCTCGGCACCTCCGCGGCATTCGCGCCGGACGGCACGCTGTACGCAGTGGCGAAACAGGGCGAACACGTCGTCCTCTACCGCAGCGCCGACGAGGGCGCCAGCTGGTCGGCGCCGGCGCTCGTCAATGCGCAGCCGGAAGCGATCGCCGCCGACGGCGAGGGCCGCCCGAAGCTGGCGTTCGCCGCCGACGGCGCGCTGCTGGTGTCGTGGACGCGGCCGCTGGGCAAACCCTACAGCGGCGAAATCCGCCTCGCCCGCGCCGCCGACGGCGATACGTTCTTGCCACCGATCTCCGTCCATCGCGACCGCGCCGAGATCACGCACCGCTTCGAGTCGCTGCTGGTTGTCCCCGACGGCCGGGTCGTCGTCGCCTGGATCGACAAGCGCGACCTGGAGGCGGCGAAGGCCGCCGCCACCGCCTACCGCGGCGCCGCGGTCTACGCGGCGGTCTCGGCCGACGGCGGGAAGAGCTTCCAGCCGGAGACGAAGCTGGCCGACCATTCGTGCGAGTGCTGCCGCATCGCCGCCGCCGTCGACCGCGACGGGACGCCGCTGTTCATGTGGCGGCACGTCTTCGCCCCGAACGAGCGCGACCACGCGCTGGTCCGGCTCGCCGCCGGCACGCCGTCGCCGCAGCGGGTCACCTTCGACCGCTGGCGGCTCGACGGCTGCCCGCACCACGGCCCGTCGCTGGCGGTCGATGCCGCCGGCCGGCGGCACGCGGTGTGGTTCAACCAGATCGACGGCGAAGGCCAGGTGTCCTACGGCCGCCTGCCGGCAGCCGGGGAGGCGGCGGTGTCCGGGCAGCGCCGCGTCGGCGGCGCCGGTGCCGCGCATGCCGACCTCGCCGTCGCCGGCACGCAGGTCGGCATCGTCTGGAAGGAGTTCGACGGCGAGCGGACGCGCTTGCGGGCCGAGATCTCGGCGGACGGCGGCGCCAGCTTCCGTCCGCTCGAACTGGCCGTCAGCGAAGGTGCCTCCGACCAGCCGCGCGCGCTGCACCGCGGCGGCGAACTGTTCGCCTTCTGGCGCACCGAGCGCGAGGGGATGCGCCTCTTCCCGCTGCGCTGA
- the nosZ gene encoding Sec-dependent nitrous-oxide reductase: MMKTRMKQAVSMLLAAGVGFAASGAAYSAESLQDVMKRRNLSQQDLLAAAKTYVPTGKRDEFVVFSSGGQSGQVIVYGIPSMRILKYIGVFTPEPWQGYGFDANSKAVLDQGKIDGKEITWGDTHHPAISETDGKYDGQFLFINDKANPRLAVIDLRDFETKQIVVNPIYKSEHGGAFVTPNTEYVIEAAQYASPLANKKFEPLEEFNEKYRGGVTYWKFDRKEGRLDPKQSFSLELPPYSQDLSDAGKGPSNGWSFTNSFCTERYVGGIEKGRPPYEAGCSAKDTDYLHVVNWKKAAELVAAGKAKKINGHNVLPMEVSIKEGILFLVPEPKSPHGVDVTPDGKFITVSGKLDTHVSVYSFEKIQAAIQAGKFESKDPYGIPVIGMKDALHAQVQLGLGPLHTQYDAKQCVAYTSLYVDSQVVKWNYCEGKVLDKISVHYNIGHLMAMEGDSVDPKGRYLVALNKLAIDRFVPVGPLHPQNHQLIDISNDKMQLLYDMPLPLGEPHYAVAIEASKLKPGVRYKVGTDSRTDKPHPGMVRAGEERTEKKGNKITVYGTLIRSHITPETIEADVGDEVTVHLTNLERAQDETHGFTVSTYNVHASVEPGKTVTVKFKADKEGVYPYYCTEFCSALHLEMQGYLLVKPKGWKPTKTAGAEKAVYSEDDYKKQLKKVADTQAVIDQVVGYITSVNFKDFPDVVAMVDDATDQLNKIKDAKQKHEEAAKKKDWNQATLWAEQVWQYQVKAADLGLRAKTYLEQNGAKKVK; this comes from the coding sequence ATGATGAAGACCCGTATGAAGCAAGCCGTATCCATGCTGCTCGCAGCTGGCGTCGGCTTCGCAGCGTCCGGCGCCGCGTACTCTGCAGAATCCCTGCAGGACGTGATGAAGCGCCGCAACCTGTCGCAGCAGGATCTGCTCGCGGCGGCCAAGACCTACGTTCCGACCGGCAAGCGCGACGAATTCGTCGTCTTCAGCTCCGGCGGCCAGTCGGGTCAGGTGATCGTGTATGGCATCCCGTCGATGCGCATCCTCAAGTACATCGGCGTGTTCACGCCGGAACCCTGGCAGGGCTACGGCTTCGACGCCAACTCCAAGGCCGTCCTCGACCAGGGCAAGATCGACGGCAAGGAAATCACCTGGGGCGACACGCACCACCCGGCGATCTCGGAAACCGACGGCAAGTACGACGGCCAGTTCCTGTTCATCAACGACAAGGCCAACCCGCGCCTCGCCGTGATCGACCTGCGCGACTTCGAGACCAAGCAGATCGTGGTCAACCCGATCTACAAGTCCGAGCACGGCGGCGCCTTCGTCACGCCGAACACCGAATACGTCATCGAGGCCGCGCAGTATGCGTCGCCGCTGGCCAACAAGAAGTTCGAGCCGCTCGAGGAGTTCAACGAGAAGTACCGCGGCGGCGTCACCTACTGGAAGTTCGACCGCAAGGAAGGCCGCCTCGATCCGAAGCAGTCGTTCTCGCTCGAACTGCCGCCGTACTCGCAGGACCTGTCCGACGCCGGCAAGGGCCCGTCGAACGGCTGGTCGTTCACCAACTCGTTCTGCACCGAGCGCTACGTCGGCGGCATCGAGAAGGGCCGTCCGCCGTACGAAGCCGGCTGCTCGGCGAAGGACACCGACTACCTGCACGTCGTGAACTGGAAGAAGGCCGCCGAGCTGGTCGCCGCCGGCAAGGCGAAGAAGATCAACGGCCACAACGTGCTGCCGATGGAAGTCTCGATCAAGGAAGGCATCCTCTTCCTCGTTCCCGAGCCGAAGTCGCCGCACGGCGTCGACGTCACCCCGGACGGCAAGTTCATCACCGTCTCCGGCAAGCTCGACACGCACGTCTCGGTCTACTCGTTCGAGAAGATCCAGGCCGCGATCCAGGCCGGCAAGTTCGAGTCCAAGGACCCGTACGGCATCCCGGTGATCGGCATGAAGGATGCGCTGCACGCGCAGGTCCAGCTCGGCCTCGGCCCGCTGCACACCCAGTACGACGCCAAGCAGTGCGTGGCCTACACCTCGCTCTACGTCGACTCGCAGGTCGTCAAGTGGAACTACTGCGAAGGCAAGGTCCTCGACAAGATCTCGGTGCACTACAACATCGGCCACCTGATGGCGATGGAAGGTGACTCGGTCGATCCGAAGGGCCGCTACCTGGTCGCGCTGAACAAGCTGGCGATCGACCGCTTCGTCCCGGTCGGCCCGCTGCATCCGCAGAACCACCAGCTGATCGACATCAGCAACGACAAGATGCAGCTCCTCTACGACATGCCGCTGCCGCTCGGCGAGCCGCACTACGCCGTCGCCATCGAGGCCAGCAAGCTGAAGCCGGGCGTCCGCTACAAGGTCGGCACCGACTCGCGCACCGACAAGCCGCATCCGGGCATGGTCCGCGCGGGTGAGGAGCGCACCGAGAAGAAGGGCAACAAGATCACGGTCTACGGCACGCTGATCCGCTCGCACATCACGCCGGAAACGATCGAGGCGGACGTCGGCGACGAAGTCACGGTGCACCTGACCAACCTCGAGCGCGCCCAGGACGAGACGCACGGCTTCACCGTGTCGACCTACAACGTGCATGCCTCGGTCGAGCCGGGCAAGACGGTCACCGTCAAGTTCAAGGCCGACAAGGAAGGCGTCTATCCGTACTACTGCACGGAGTTCTGCTCGGCGCTGCACCTCGAGATGCAGGGCTACCTGCTGGTCAAGCCGAAGGGCTGGAAGCCGACCAAGACCGCCGGTGCCGAGAAGGCCGTCTATTCGGAAGACGACTACAAGAAGCAGCTGAAGAAGGTCGCCGACACGCAGGCCGTCATCGACCAGGTCGTCGGCTACATCACCAGCGTCAACTTCAAGGACTTCCCGGATGTCGTGGCGATGGTGGACGACGCCACCGACCAGCTGAACAAGATCAAGGACGCCAAGCAGAAGCACGAGGAAGCCGCCAAGAAGAAGGACTGGAACCAGGCGACCCTGTGGGCCGAGCAGGTCTGGCAGTACCAGGTCAAGGCCGCCGACCTCGGTCTGCGCGCGAAGACCTACCTGGAGCAGAACGGCGCCAAGAAGGTCAAGTAA
- a CDS encoding c-type cytochrome, which translates to MKKLMAFAALAAVVAVPAFAADGAKLYTEKTCNACHGPEGKKPLMPNYPKLAGQNAAYAEQQMKDIKSGARNNGQTAAMKGVMHLVNDEEIKAIADYLSKLKP; encoded by the coding sequence ATGAAAAAACTGATGGCATTCGCCGCCCTCGCCGCTGTCGTCGCCGTGCCCGCATTCGCCGCCGACGGCGCCAAGCTGTACACCGAAAAGACCTGCAACGCCTGCCACGGCCCGGAGGGCAAGAAGCCGCTGATGCCGAACTATCCGAAGCTGGCCGGGCAGAACGCCGCCTACGCCGAGCAGCAGATGAAGGACATCAAGAGCGGCGCGCGCAACAACGGCCAGACCGCCGCGATGAAAGGCGTCATGCACCTCGTCAACGACGAGGAGATCAAGGCGATCGCCGACTACCTGTCGAAGCTCAAGCCCTGA
- a CDS encoding c-type cytochrome → MKKLIIAASLSIFALGIAHAAPPAPKKEGIEGKDYKWNAQEGEKVEALQKKGDKKNGQEAYEVCGACHLPSGAGRPDGTFPQLAGQHTTVLIKQMADIRAGLRDNPTMYPFAATLTDPQELADVAAYIEGLCIPVEHGKYEGADASLQVAKGKDLYEKQCLECHGKNGEGNKEKFYPVIAGQHYKYLLRQMTEIRDGHRRNANPDMVKVIKPYTNEQLVAISAYQASLTMPGSMCKPKAAAPAKKK, encoded by the coding sequence ATGAAGAAGCTGATCATTGCCGCGTCGCTGTCGATCTTCGCGCTCGGCATTGCCCATGCCGCGCCGCCGGCGCCGAAGAAGGAAGGCATCGAAGGCAAGGACTACAAGTGGAACGCCCAGGAGGGCGAAAAGGTCGAGGCGCTGCAGAAGAAGGGCGACAAGAAGAACGGCCAGGAAGCCTACGAGGTCTGCGGCGCCTGCCACCTGCCGTCCGGCGCCGGCCGTCCCGACGGCACCTTCCCGCAGCTCGCCGGCCAGCACACCACCGTGCTGATCAAGCAGATGGCCGACATCCGCGCCGGCCTGCGCGACAACCCGACGATGTACCCGTTCGCCGCGACGCTGACCGATCCGCAGGAGCTGGCCGACGTCGCCGCCTACATCGAGGGCCTGTGCATCCCGGTCGAGCACGGCAAGTACGAGGGCGCCGACGCGTCGCTGCAGGTCGCCAAGGGCAAGGATCTCTACGAGAAGCAGTGCCTCGAGTGCCACGGCAAGAACGGCGAGGGCAACAAGGAGAAGTTCTACCCGGTGATCGCCGGCCAGCACTACAAGTACCTGCTGCGCCAGATGACCGAGATCCGCGACGGGCATCGCCGCAACGCCAACCCGGACATGGTCAAGGTCATCAAGCCCTACACCAACGAGCAGCTGGTGGCGATCTCCGCCTACCAGGCCAGCCTGACGATGCCGGGCTCGATGTGCAAGCCGAAGGCCGCCGCGCCGGCGAAGAAGAAGTAA